A portion of the Bacillus thuringiensis genome contains these proteins:
- the polX gene encoding DNA polymerase/3'-5' exonuclease PolX, translated as MKVNKKQVIKLLETIGLFMELKGANPFKISAFRKAAAALESDDRSLSEIEDFTKIPGIGKGTAAVIQEYIESGTSEVLQELEKEVPSSLLPLLKLPGLGGKKVAKLYKELGVVDMESLKAVCEENKVQALAGFGKKTEEKILEAIDQVGSRPERLPIAMVLPIAGEIEEKLSNIAEVIRFSRAGSLRRVRETVKDLDFIIATTEPEAVREHLLQFDNMIEVIASGDTKVSVRLQYEYDISIDFRLVKPEEFITTLHHFTGSKDHNVKMRQIAKDKGEKISEYGVENLETGEVKTFETEEDFFAHFGLPFIPPEVREDGKEIELIKEYPNLIQFSDIQGDLHMHTTWSDGAFSIEEMVQACRARGYKFMAITDHSQYLKVANGLTKERLREQAKEIERMNEKYPDITILRGIEMDILPDASLDFDDEVLEELDYVIGAIHSSFSQDRETIMKRLRTALENKHVTMIAHPTGRLLGRREGYDVDTDLLIELAKETNTVLELNANPNRLDLSAKLLKQAQDAGVKVAINTDAHTLEMLEDMETGVAAARKGWIQKDNVINTWDIERLLDYIKRNK; from the coding sequence ATGAAAGTAAATAAAAAACAAGTTATCAAATTATTAGAGACAATCGGGCTTTTTATGGAACTAAAGGGTGCGAATCCATTTAAAATATCTGCATTTCGTAAAGCGGCAGCAGCATTAGAAAGTGACGATCGTAGTCTTTCTGAAATTGAAGATTTCACAAAGATTCCAGGAATCGGAAAAGGAACAGCAGCCGTTATTCAAGAATATATAGAATCGGGAACATCTGAAGTATTGCAAGAACTTGAGAAAGAAGTACCAAGTAGCTTATTGCCGTTATTAAAACTACCAGGACTTGGTGGTAAAAAGGTGGCTAAGTTATATAAAGAACTTGGTGTTGTTGATATGGAATCGCTAAAAGCTGTTTGTGAGGAAAATAAAGTACAGGCTTTAGCAGGTTTCGGTAAGAAGACAGAAGAGAAAATATTAGAAGCAATCGATCAAGTAGGCTCTCGTCCAGAGCGTTTACCAATTGCGATGGTATTGCCTATTGCCGGGGAAATAGAGGAGAAATTGTCGAATATTGCTGAAGTAATTCGTTTCTCTCGCGCTGGTAGCTTGCGCCGTGTTCGTGAAACAGTGAAAGATTTAGATTTTATCATTGCAACGACAGAACCAGAAGCGGTACGTGAGCATTTACTACAATTCGATAATATGATTGAAGTAATCGCAAGTGGAGATACAAAAGTTTCTGTCCGTCTTCAATATGAATATGATATTTCAATCGATTTTCGTTTAGTAAAACCAGAAGAGTTTATTACAACTCTTCACCATTTCACAGGATCAAAGGACCATAACGTAAAAATGCGTCAAATCGCAAAAGATAAAGGCGAGAAAATTAGTGAGTACGGTGTAGAGAACTTGGAAACAGGTGAAGTGAAAACATTTGAGACTGAAGAAGACTTCTTCGCTCATTTCGGTCTGCCATTTATTCCGCCAGAAGTGCGTGAAGATGGAAAAGAAATTGAATTAATTAAAGAGTATCCGAACTTAATTCAGTTTTCCGATATACAAGGTGATTTACATATGCATACAACTTGGAGTGACGGTGCTTTTTCTATTGAAGAAATGGTACAAGCGTGCCGTGCTCGTGGATACAAGTTTATGGCGATTACTGATCACTCGCAATATTTGAAAGTAGCGAATGGTTTAACGAAAGAGCGTCTTCGTGAGCAAGCGAAAGAAATTGAACGTATGAATGAAAAGTATCCAGACATTACAATTTTACGCGGAATTGAAATGGACATTTTACCAGATGCCTCTCTTGATTTTGATGATGAAGTATTAGAAGAATTAGACTATGTCATTGGAGCGATTCACTCTAGCTTCTCACAAGACCGTGAAACGATTATGAAGCGTCTGCGTACTGCACTTGAGAATAAACATGTCACAATGATTGCCCATCCGACAGGACGTCTTCTCGGGCGCCGTGAGGGTTATGATGTAGATACAGATTTATTAATTGAACTCGCAAAAGAGACAAATACAGTTTTAGAATTAAATGCGAATCCGAACCGTCTAGATTTAAGCGCGAAATTATTAAAACAAGCACAAGATGCTGGTGTAAAAGTAGCGATTAATACGGATGCTCATACACTTGAAATGTTAGAAGATATGGAAACAGGTGTAGCTGCAGCACGTAAAGGTTGGATTCAAAAAGATAACGTGATTAACACATGGGATATTGAACGTTTATTAGACTATATTAAACGTAATAAGTAA
- a CDS encoding CvpA family protein, producing MIDIIIILLLVMGFFLGLRRGFILQLVKLTSFIIAYLVAYWYCKDLAPALAKFIPYPFDKNVSVPEWIDANNIETVFYQALAFIILFIITKIALSLLGNLLNMFAEIPVLKQVNAFAGAILGFLEVYIILFVLIIIGNILPIEQVQTPLQKSSISKIIVDDTPILSEKVKELWQTGSRV from the coding sequence ATGATTGATATTATTATCATTTTACTGCTTGTTATGGGATTTTTCCTCGGCTTACGCAGAGGGTTTATTCTGCAACTTGTAAAGTTAACAAGCTTTATTATCGCATACCTTGTTGCATACTGGTACTGTAAAGATTTAGCGCCAGCACTTGCGAAATTTATTCCGTATCCATTTGATAAAAACGTATCTGTTCCAGAATGGATTGATGCAAATAATATTGAGACAGTATTTTATCAAGCGCTTGCGTTTATCATATTGTTTATTATCACAAAAATTGCACTTTCATTACTTGGTAATTTGTTAAATATGTTTGCAGAAATACCGGTTTTAAAGCAAGTAAATGCGTTTGCGGGGGCAATCCTCGGGTTTTTAGAAGTATATATTATTTTGTTTGTCTTAATTATCATTGGAAACATACTTCCGATTGAACAAGTACAAACACCATTACAAAAATCATCAATTAGCAAAATAATTGTAGACGATACACCGATTCTATCTGAAAAGGTGAAGGAACTATGGCAGACAGGTAGCAGAGTATAA
- the zapA gene encoding cell division protein ZapA, with protein MSQQKGKKSRINVEIYGQQYSVVGDESTSHIRMVAAIVDDKMRELNAKNPSLDTSRLAVLTAVNVIHDYIKLKEEHEKLKESMTKKGME; from the coding sequence TTGTCACAACAAAAGGGAAAGAAAAGTCGAATTAATGTAGAAATCTATGGTCAACAATATTCAGTTGTTGGCGATGAAAGTACAAGTCATATCCGCATGGTAGCAGCGATTGTGGATGATAAAATGCGCGAACTCAATGCCAAGAATCCTTCGCTTGACACGAGTAGACTAGCGGTATTGACGGCGGTAAACGTCATACACGATTACATAAAATTAAAAGAAGAACATGAGAAATTGAAAGAAAGTATGACAAAAAAAGGAATGGAATAA
- the rnhC gene encoding ribonuclease HIII, translating to MSNSIVIQTNSTVIEDMKQQYKHSLSPKTPQGGIFMAKVPSCTITAYKSGKVMFQGGRAEAEASRWQTVSQTPKTAVKKSVDSHRYAPPASISTMSIVGSDEVGTGDFFGPMTVVAVYVDAKQIPLLKELGVKDSKNLNDDQITAIAKQLLHVVPYSSLVLHNEKYNELFDKGNNQGKLKALLHNKAITNLLAKMAPTKPEGVLIDQFTQPDTYYKYLTKQKQVQRENVYFATKGESVHLAVAAASILARYSFVKQFDELSKKAGMPLPKGAGKQVDIAAAKLIQKLGKERLPEFVKLHFANTEKAFRLLK from the coding sequence ATGTCAAATTCTATCGTAATTCAAACAAATTCTACAGTAATTGAAGACATGAAACAACAATATAAACATTCGCTTAGCCCGAAAACTCCGCAAGGCGGGATCTTCATGGCAAAGGTACCATCTTGCACGATTACAGCGTATAAATCTGGAAAAGTAATGTTCCAAGGAGGCCGCGCTGAAGCAGAAGCTTCTCGTTGGCAAACTGTCTCTCAAACACCCAAAACAGCTGTAAAAAAATCTGTTGATTCCCACCGTTATGCACCGCCTGCTTCCATCAGTACAATGTCTATTGTAGGGTCTGATGAAGTTGGTACGGGAGATTTCTTTGGACCGATGACAGTCGTTGCTGTATATGTAGATGCAAAGCAAATTCCACTACTAAAAGAACTTGGTGTAAAAGACTCTAAGAACTTAAATGACGATCAAATTACTGCCATTGCGAAACAACTTCTACACGTTGTTCCTTACAGCTCCCTTGTCCTTCATAATGAAAAATATAACGAGCTATTTGATAAAGGAAACAACCAAGGTAAGTTAAAAGCTTTACTACACAATAAAGCTATTACAAACTTATTAGCTAAAATGGCACCTACAAAACCTGAAGGCGTCTTAATCGATCAATTCACACAACCTGATACATACTATAAATATTTAACAAAACAAAAACAGGTACAGCGTGAAAATGTTTATTTCGCTACGAAAGGTGAAAGCGTCCATTTAGCAGTAGCCGCTGCTTCTATTTTAGCTCGCTACTCATTCGTAAAACAGTTTGACGAACTAAGTAAAAAAGCTGGTATGCCACTTCCAAAAGGTGCTGGTAAACAAGTTGATATTGCTGCAGCTAAATTAATTCAAAAGCTTGGTAAAGAACGATTACCCGAGTTTGTGAAACTGCATTTCGCTAATACGGAGAAGGCGTTTCGCTTATTAAAATAG
- a CDS encoding YuzL family protein has protein sequence MSKKVKKDHSRSSLGSPEVEGQGTTTHETGSHKVPSSNKKQKRS, from the coding sequence ATGAGTAAAAAAGTGAAAAAAGATCATTCAAGGTCAAGCCTTGGTTCTCCAGAAGTAGAAGGACAAGGAACGACGACACATGAAACAGGTTCACATAAAGTACCTTCATCAAATAAGAAGCAGAAACGAAGCTAA
- the asnS gene encoding asparagine--tRNA ligase produces MENTLVKSLYRDTEKYAGQTVQVSGWIRNLRDSKAFGFIELNDGSFFKSVQIVFDTELENFKEIAKLPLSSSVKVEGKVIATPGAKQPFEIKAEKIDIEGLSDSDYPLQKKRHTFEYLRTIAHLRPRTNAFSATFRVRSIAAFAIHQFFQERGFVHVHTPIITGSDTEGAGEMFRVTTQDLNNVPKGEDGQVDESKDFFGKETNLTVSGQLNAEAYALAFRDVYTFGPTFRAENSNTTRHAAEFWMVEPEIAFAELGDVMDLTEDMLKYAMKYVLEHAPEEMDFFNSFVDKTVLERMNNVINSDFGRITYTEAIKVLQESGADFKYPVEWGIDLQTEHERYLSEEIFKRPVFVTDYPKDIKAFYMRMNEDGKTVAATDLLVPGIGELIGGSQREERMDVLVDRIKELGMNEEDYWWYLELRKYGGTKHAGFGLGFERFLMYITGMANIRDVIPFPRTPGSSEF; encoded by the coding sequence ATGGAAAACACATTAGTAAAAAGTCTGTATAGAGATACAGAAAAGTATGCAGGTCAAACAGTACAAGTATCAGGGTGGATTCGTAACTTACGTGATTCAAAAGCATTTGGTTTCATCGAATTAAACGACGGTAGCTTCTTCAAAAGCGTTCAAATCGTTTTCGATACAGAATTAGAGAACTTTAAAGAAATTGCAAAGCTTCCACTTAGCTCTTCAGTGAAAGTAGAAGGTAAAGTAATTGCAACGCCTGGAGCGAAGCAACCATTTGAAATTAAAGCAGAAAAAATTGATATCGAGGGCTTATCAGATTCTGATTACCCACTTCAAAAGAAGCGTCATACGTTTGAATACTTACGTACAATCGCTCACTTACGTCCAAGAACAAATGCATTCTCTGCAACGTTCCGCGTACGTTCTATCGCAGCATTTGCGATTCACCAGTTCTTCCAAGAGCGTGGATTTGTACATGTTCACACACCAATCATCACTGGTAGTGATACAGAAGGTGCTGGCGAAATGTTCCGCGTAACAACACAAGATTTAAACAACGTACCAAAAGGTGAAGACGGACAAGTTGATGAATCAAAAGACTTCTTCGGTAAAGAAACAAACTTAACAGTAAGTGGACAGCTGAACGCTGAAGCGTATGCATTAGCATTCCGTGATGTATATACATTCGGACCTACATTCCGTGCGGAAAACTCAAACACAACTCGCCACGCTGCTGAGTTCTGGATGGTTGAGCCTGAGATTGCATTCGCTGAGTTAGGCGATGTAATGGATCTTACAGAAGATATGCTGAAATATGCAATGAAATATGTATTAGAGCATGCACCAGAAGAAATGGACTTCTTCAACAGCTTCGTTGATAAAACAGTTCTAGAGCGTATGAACAACGTGATTAACTCTGACTTCGGTCGCATCACATATACAGAAGCAATTAAAGTACTTCAAGAATCAGGTGCTGACTTCAAATACCCAGTAGAATGGGGTATTGACTTACAAACAGAGCATGAAAGATACTTATCAGAAGAGATCTTCAAACGCCCTGTATTCGTAACTGACTACCCGAAAGACATTAAAGCGTTCTACATGCGTATGAATGAAGATGGAAAAACAGTAGCTGCTACTGACCTTCTAGTTCCTGGCATCGGCGAATTAATCGGCGGAAGTCAACGTGAAGAAAGAATGGACGTTTTAGTAGACAGAATTAAAGAATTAGGTATGAACGAAGAGGACTACTGGTGGTACTTAGAACTTAGAAAATACGGCGGTACAAAACACGCTGGATTCGGTCTAGGTTTCGAGCGCTTCCTAATGTACATCACTGGTATGGCTAACATCCGTGACGTAATTCCATTCCCAAGAACTCCAGGTTCTTCTGAGTTTTAA
- the pheT gene encoding phenylalanine--tRNA ligase subunit beta has protein sequence MFVSYRWLQEYVDIKDVTAQELADKITKSGIEVEGVEVLNKGVKGVVVGHVLECEKHPEADKLSKCLIDIGEEEPVQIICGAANIAKGLKVPVAKVGAVLPGNFKIKKAKLRGEASHGMVCALQELGIDGKLVSKDYADGIFIFPSDAEVGADALEILNLHDEVLELGLTPNRADCLNMLGVAYEVAAIYGREVKLPAIELQETAEKTSDYISVSVEAKEENPLYIAKMVKNVKIGPSPMWMQTRLMAAGIRPISNVVDITNYILMEYGQPLHAFDYDKLGSKEIVVRLAKEGEKIETLDDQERTLQSHHLVITNGTKALAVAGVMGGADSEVTNETVNVLIESAYFAGQTVRRTSKDLGLRSESSARFEKGIDPTRTFEAIQHAAALMAKYAGGEALEGVVESDNLQVQERTVSVTAEKVNRVLGTNISASEMGTMFTNLKFPFTEVEGTFHVNVPARRPDITISEDLVEEVGRLYGYDHIPVTLPSGTMTRGKLTSAQTKRRKVRRFLEGAGLYEAITYSLTSADKAKQYMVEPNEKAPVNLALPMSEERSQLRLSLVPQLLEAVSYNVARKNDSVALYEVGSIFLPTEAGELPKEEQHLAGVMTGLALHHAWQGEKKVVDFFVMKGVLEGLFDVLGVSNQITYAPAKREGMHPGRTADIVLDGEVIGFIGQLHPEAEKQLDVKNTFVFELSLVKVFGADAEETYYSAIPRFPSMTRDMAVVVTKETKAGEMKQVISEAGGELLKDVTLFDLYEGEKMEEGKKSLAFSMTYFDAERTLTDEEVTEAHNRVLTTVEEKFGAELRK, from the coding sequence ATGTTCGTATCATATCGTTGGTTACAAGAGTATGTAGATATTAAAGATGTAACAGCACAAGAACTAGCAGACAAAATCACGAAAAGTGGTATTGAAGTAGAAGGCGTTGAAGTATTAAATAAAGGTGTAAAAGGTGTTGTAGTTGGTCACGTATTAGAATGTGAAAAACACCCAGAAGCTGATAAATTAAGCAAATGCTTAATCGATATCGGTGAAGAAGAACCAGTTCAAATTATTTGTGGAGCTGCTAATATTGCAAAAGGTTTAAAAGTACCAGTTGCAAAAGTTGGTGCTGTACTTCCTGGTAACTTCAAAATTAAAAAAGCAAAACTACGTGGTGAAGCTTCTCACGGTATGGTTTGTGCTCTTCAAGAGCTTGGCATTGATGGAAAGTTAGTTTCAAAAGACTATGCAGATGGTATCTTCATCTTCCCAAGTGACGCTGAAGTTGGTGCGGATGCACTTGAAATTTTAAACTTACACGATGAAGTACTTGAGCTTGGTTTAACACCAAACCGTGCAGATTGCTTAAACATGTTAGGTGTTGCATATGAAGTGGCTGCTATTTACGGTCGCGAAGTAAAACTTCCAGCTATCGAATTACAAGAAACAGCAGAAAAAACTTCTGATTATATTTCTGTAAGTGTAGAAGCGAAAGAAGAAAACCCATTATACATTGCAAAAATGGTTAAAAACGTAAAGATTGGTCCATCACCAATGTGGATGCAAACTCGTCTTATGGCAGCTGGCATTCGTCCAATTAGCAACGTAGTTGATATTACAAACTACATTTTAATGGAATACGGTCAACCGTTACATGCATTCGATTACGATAAATTAGGTTCAAAAGAAATCGTTGTTCGTCTTGCAAAAGAAGGCGAAAAAATTGAAACTTTAGATGATCAAGAGCGTACATTACAAAGCCACCACCTTGTAATTACAAACGGAACAAAAGCTTTAGCTGTTGCTGGTGTAATGGGCGGAGCGGATTCTGAAGTTACAAATGAGACAGTAAACGTTCTAATTGAGTCTGCATACTTTGCAGGTCAAACAGTGCGTCGCACATCAAAAGACTTAGGTCTTCGTAGTGAATCAAGTGCACGTTTCGAAAAAGGAATCGACCCAACACGTACATTTGAAGCAATTCAACACGCAGCTGCTTTAATGGCGAAATACGCTGGCGGAGAAGCACTTGAAGGTGTAGTAGAATCTGACAACTTACAAGTACAAGAGCGTACAGTATCTGTTACTGCTGAAAAAGTAAACCGTGTATTAGGTACAAACATTTCTGCGAGTGAAATGGGTACAATGTTCACAAACTTGAAATTCCCATTCACAGAAGTAGAAGGAACATTCCATGTAAATGTACCAGCACGTCGTCCTGATATTACAATTTCAGAAGACTTAGTAGAAGAAGTGGGCCGTCTATACGGTTATGACCACATTCCAGTTACATTACCTTCTGGAACGATGACTCGTGGTAAATTAACATCAGCACAAACGAAACGTCGTAAAGTACGTCGCTTCTTAGAGGGTGCTGGTTTATATGAAGCAATTACGTATTCATTAACAAGCGCTGACAAAGCGAAACAATACATGGTTGAGCCAAACGAAAAAGCACCTGTAAACCTTGCGCTTCCAATGAGCGAAGAGCGTAGCCAACTTCGTTTAAGCTTAGTGCCACAATTGCTAGAAGCAGTTTCATACAATGTTGCTCGTAAAAACGACAGCGTTGCTTTATACGAAGTAGGTTCTATCTTCTTACCAACAGAAGCAGGAGAACTTCCGAAAGAAGAACAACACCTTGCAGGTGTTATGACAGGTCTTGCTCTTCACCATGCATGGCAAGGTGAGAAGAAAGTAGTAGACTTCTTCGTTATGAAAGGTGTACTAGAAGGACTATTCGACGTACTTGGCGTTTCAAACCAAATCACATATGCACCAGCAAAACGTGAAGGTATGCATCCAGGCCGTACAGCTGATATCGTATTAGATGGCGAAGTAATTGGTTTCATCGGTCAATTGCACCCAGAAGCAGAAAAACAATTAGATGTGAAAAATACATTCGTATTTGAACTATCTCTTGTAAAAGTATTCGGTGCAGACGCTGAAGAAACTTACTACTCAGCAATTCCGCGTTTCCCATCTATGACACGTGACATGGCTGTTGTGGTAACAAAAGAAACAAAAGCTGGTGAAATGAAGCAAGTCATTTCTGAAGCTGGCGGAGAACTTCTGAAAGACGTAACACTATTCGACTTATACGAAGGTGAAAAAATGGAAGAAGGCAAGAAATCACTTGCATTCTCTATGACTTACTTCGATGCAGAACGTACGTTAACAGATGAAGAAGTAACAGAAGCGCATAACCGTGTATTAACAACGGTAGAAGAGAAATTTGGTGCGGAGTTACGTAAGTAA
- the pheS gene encoding phenylalanine--tRNA ligase subunit alpha, which translates to MEARLKELKQKALELIEEAKELKGLNDVRVAYLGKKGPITEVLRGMGKLSAEERPRMGALVNEVREAIQTRLEDKIGNLEKAVIEAKLATETIDVTLPGRPVETGCHHPLTAVVEQIEDVFIGMGYEVAEGTEVEKDYYNFEALNLPKDHPARDMQDTFYITEETLLRTHTSSVQARTMENNKEKGPIKIICPGKVYRRDDDDATHSHQFMQIEGLVIDKNIRMSDLKGTLQVFVKKMFGEDREIRLRPSFFPFTEPSVEMDISCMMCHGKGCGTCKGTGWIEILGAGMVHPNVLEMAGYDSKEYQGFAFGMGAERIAMLKYGVDDIRHFYTNDVRFLQQFKRA; encoded by the coding sequence ATGGAAGCACGTTTAAAAGAGCTAAAGCAAAAAGCGTTAGAGCTTATTGAAGAAGCGAAAGAGCTAAAGGGCTTAAACGACGTACGCGTAGCGTATTTAGGAAAAAAAGGTCCAATTACAGAAGTATTACGCGGCATGGGAAAATTATCAGCAGAAGAGCGTCCACGTATGGGAGCATTAGTAAATGAAGTACGTGAAGCAATTCAAACGCGTCTAGAAGACAAAATTGGTAACTTAGAAAAAGCAGTAATTGAAGCGAAATTAGCTACGGAAACAATTGATGTTACACTACCAGGTCGTCCTGTTGAAACAGGTTGTCACCATCCGTTAACAGCTGTTGTTGAACAAATTGAAGATGTATTCATCGGTATGGGTTATGAAGTAGCTGAAGGAACAGAAGTAGAAAAAGACTACTACAACTTCGAAGCACTAAACTTACCGAAAGATCACCCAGCACGTGACATGCAAGATACATTCTACATTACAGAAGAAACGTTACTACGTACACATACATCTTCTGTGCAAGCACGTACGATGGAAAATAATAAAGAAAAAGGCCCAATCAAAATTATCTGTCCTGGTAAAGTGTATCGCCGCGATGATGATGATGCGACGCATTCACATCAGTTCATGCAAATTGAAGGTCTTGTAATTGATAAAAACATTCGTATGAGTGACTTAAAAGGTACACTGCAAGTATTCGTGAAAAAGATGTTCGGTGAAGATCGTGAAATCCGTCTTCGTCCAAGTTTCTTCCCATTCACAGAGCCATCTGTAGAGATGGATATTTCTTGTATGATGTGTCACGGTAAAGGTTGCGGCACTTGTAAAGGAACTGGCTGGATTGAAATTCTAGGCGCAGGTATGGTTCACCCGAACGTACTTGAAATGGCTGGTTATGATTCAAAAGAATATCAAGGTTTCGCATTCGGTATGGGCGCAGAGCGTATCGCAATGTTGAAATACGGCGTAGATGACATTCGTCATTTCTATACAAATGATGTACGTTTCTTACAACAATTCAAACGAGCGTAA
- a CDS encoding TrmH family RNA methyltransferase: MIRQEEREIHIMKNIDSVQNPRVKQWKKLQTKKERDKKGLFFVEGFHLVEEALKAGIVTELIVSDQTDLPKDWTVNDVEMYIVPEAIVKVLRETETTQGVFAVCEKHEKKVALTDGKFLLLDGLQDPGNLGTIIRTADAAGIHAVVLGEGCVDVYNSKVLRSTQGSIFHLPIVKGDLEEWVDKLKENNVPVYGTALENGVPYGEVTPAGSFALIVGNEGNGVRQEILAKTDQNLYIPIYGGAESLNVAVAAGILTYYLQSPVANK, encoded by the coding sequence ATGATAAGACAAGAAGAGAGGGAAATACATATTATGAAAAACATTGATTCAGTACAAAATCCGCGTGTAAAGCAGTGGAAAAAGCTGCAAACGAAAAAAGAACGCGATAAAAAAGGTTTATTTTTTGTAGAAGGATTCCACTTAGTCGAGGAAGCTTTGAAGGCAGGAATTGTAACAGAACTTATCGTTTCAGATCAGACAGACCTTCCGAAAGATTGGACAGTTAATGATGTGGAAATGTATATCGTACCTGAGGCGATTGTAAAAGTACTTCGTGAAACAGAAACGACACAAGGTGTATTTGCTGTTTGTGAGAAGCATGAGAAAAAAGTAGCTCTTACTGATGGGAAATTCCTTTTATTAGATGGCCTGCAAGACCCAGGTAATTTAGGAACAATTATTCGTACAGCTGATGCAGCTGGTATTCACGCCGTTGTGCTTGGAGAAGGTTGTGTTGATGTTTACAATAGTAAAGTACTCCGCTCTACACAAGGTTCTATTTTCCACTTACCAATTGTAAAAGGGGACTTAGAAGAATGGGTAGACAAGTTAAAAGAAAATAACGTTCCTGTATATGGAACAGCTCTTGAAAATGGAGTTCCGTATGGTGAAGTAACTCCGGCCGGAAGTTTTGCATTAATTGTTGGAAATGAAGGAAATGGCGTACGCCAAGAAATTCTTGCAAAAACGGATCAAAACTTGTATATTCCGATTTACGGTGGGGCAGAATCATTAAATGTTGCGGTTGCAGCAGGGATTTTAACGTATTATTTGCAAAGCCCAGTTGCGAACAAATAA
- the sspI gene encoding small acid-soluble spore protein SspI — translation MSFNLRGAVLANVSGNSQDQLQETIVDAIQSGEEKMLPGLGVLFEVIWKNADENEKHEMLETLEQGLKK, via the coding sequence ATGAGTTTTAATTTACGCGGTGCCGTATTAGCGAATGTATCTGGTAATTCACAAGATCAATTACAAGAAACAATTGTCGATGCAATTCAAAGCGGTGAAGAAAAAATGCTTCCAGGTCTTGGCGTTTTATTTGAAGTTATTTGGAAAAACGCTGATGAAAATGAAAAGCACGAAATGTTAGAAACACTAGAGCAAGGATTAAAAAAATAA
- a CDS encoding HD domain-containing protein yields the protein MHRITLEQVFKHHITQKYVNRSGMVHAIAVAYHAFHLAKKHHASVDAATKAGFLHDIGHHTWYTGGEWDYDLYKKNDIHAIKGAERAHKLLIRLGEHPKLAKEISIAILLHTDSFLVEQEIERTSLQSIIKWADEADEEPGGAHHYRTISYEKALKAIQQLDRLVERELQIEQAKLNNKAEHSYQ from the coding sequence ATGCACCGTATTACGCTTGAACAAGTTTTTAAACATCACATTACACAAAAATACGTAAACCGTTCTGGAATGGTCCACGCGATCGCTGTCGCTTACCATGCGTTTCACCTAGCCAAAAAGCATCACGCCTCAGTCGATGCTGCGACAAAGGCCGGTTTCCTTCATGATATCGGACATCATACGTGGTACACAGGCGGCGAATGGGACTATGACTTATATAAAAAGAATGATATCCATGCAATTAAAGGCGCAGAAAGAGCACATAAATTGCTTATTAGATTGGGAGAGCATCCAAAACTAGCAAAAGAAATTTCTATCGCAATCCTTCTGCATACAGATTCTTTCTTAGTGGAACAAGAAATTGAAAGAACATCTCTTCAAAGCATTATTAAATGGGCAGACGAAGCAGATGAAGAACCAGGCGGAGCTCATCATTATAGAACGATTTCTTATGAAAAAGCACTTAAAGCTATTCAGCAATTAGATCGATTGGTAGAGCGTGAATTGCAAATAGAGCAAGCCAAATTGAATAACAAGGCAGAACATAGTTATCAATGA